A stretch of Scylla paramamosain isolate STU-SP2022 unplaced genomic scaffold, ASM3559412v1 Contig72, whole genome shotgun sequence DNA encodes these proteins:
- the LOC135098658 gene encoding uncharacterized protein LOC135098658 isoform X6, whose amino-acid sequence MQRETGLCVCLYIRTPLTSMSTQQEEDLDTCYSSGPSLCLAGLARSGEGRDHARFYATTLKTGHGILLWVAQVVMPGLDLTGRLSFETVLLHGLLGDGGGHKTSKSWGSVIDPLDVISGVSLEVLCERVEGTLNAEEVLACLE is encoded by the exons ATGCAGCGAGAGActggcctgtgtgtctgtctgtacatcC GCACACCCTTGACCTCCATGTCcacccagcaggaggaagatctGGACACCTGTTACTCCTCTGGTCCCTCCCTTTGCCTCGCTGGGCTGGCCAGgtcaggggaggggagagaccaTGCTCGCTTCTACGCAACGACCTTGAAGACGGGTCACGGCATCCTCTTGTGGGTGGCTCAGGTGGTCATGCCGGGACTCGACTTGACGGGGAGGCTTTCCTTTGAG actgtgctgctgcatggcctcctgggtgatggtggcggccacAAGACGTCCAAGTCCTGGGGCAGTGTGATAGACCCCCTGGATGTCATCAGTGGGGTGTCCCTGGAG GTACTGtgcgagagggtggaggggaccCTGAATGCGGAAGAGGTACTCGCTTGTCTCGAATGA
- the LOC135098658 gene encoding uncharacterized protein LOC135098658 isoform X3, producing the protein MQRETGLCVCLYIRTPLTSMSTQQEEDLDTCYSSGPSLCLAGLARSGEGRDHARFYATTLKTGHGILLWVAQVVMPGLDLTGRLSFETVLLHGLLGDGGGHKTSKSWGSVIDPLDVISGVSLEVCDLLVLCVLYWCSLAVVSSTLTAGIPECGADALWSTLCSTSFRSQCGIDRCG; encoded by the exons ATGCAGCGAGAGActggcctgtgtgtctgtctgtacatcC GCACACCCTTGACCTCCATGTCcacccagcaggaggaagatctGGACACCTGTTACTCCTCTGGTCCCTCCCTTTGCCTCGCTGGGCTGGCCAGgtcaggggaggggagagaccaTGCTCGCTTCTACGCAACGACCTTGAAGACGGGTCACGGCATCCTCTTGTGGGTGGCTCAGGTGGTCATGCCGGGACTCGACTTGACGGGGAGGCTTTCCTTTGAG actgtgctgctgcatggcctcctgggtgatggtggcggccacAAGACGTCCAAGTCCTGGGGCAGTGTGATAGACCCCCTGGATGTCATCAGTGGGGTGTCCCTGGAGGTGTGTGACTTGCTGGTGCTGTGTGTTCTGTACTGGTGTTCATTGGCTGTGGTGAGCAGTACCTTGACAGCAG GCATCCCAGAGTGTGGAGCTGATGCCCTTTGGTCCACCCTGTGCTCCACCAGCTTCAGGAGTCAGTGTGGCATAGATAGATGTGGATGA
- the LOC135098658 gene encoding uncharacterized protein LOC135098658 isoform X1, whose amino-acid sequence MQRETGLCVCLYIRTPLTSMSTQQEEDLDTCYSSGPSLCLAGLARSGEGRDHARFYATTLKTGHGILLWVAQVVMPGLDLTGRLSFETVLLHGLLGDGGGHKTSKSWGSVIDPLDVISGVSLEVCDLLVLCVLYWCSLAVVSSTLTAGTVREGGGDPECGRGTRLSRMKSPTGIPECGADALWSTLCSTSFRKPSPQTMSGGGCVLR is encoded by the exons ATGCAGCGAGAGActggcctgtgtgtctgtctgtacatcC GCACACCCTTGACCTCCATGTCcacccagcaggaggaagatctGGACACCTGTTACTCCTCTGGTCCCTCCCTTTGCCTCGCTGGGCTGGCCAGgtcaggggaggggagagaccaTGCTCGCTTCTACGCAACGACCTTGAAGACGGGTCACGGCATCCTCTTGTGGGTGGCTCAGGTGGTCATGCCGGGACTCGACTTGACGGGGAGGCTTTCCTTTGAG actgtgctgctgcatggcctcctgggtgatggtggcggccacAAGACGTCCAAGTCCTGGGGCAGTGTGATAGACCCCCTGGATGTCATCAGTGGGGTGTCCCTGGAGGTGTGTGACTTGCTGGTGCTGTGTGTTCTGTACTGGTGTTCATTGGCTGTGGTGAGCAGTACCTTGACAGCAG GTACTGtgcgagagggtggaggggaccCTGAATGCGGAAGAGGTACTCGCTTGTCTCGAATGAAGTCCCCCACAGGCATCCCAGAGTGTGGAGCTGATGCCCTTTGGTCCACCCTGTGCTCCACCAGCTTCAGGA AACCGTCACCCCAAACAATGAGTGGTGGAGGGTGCGTTCTGCGTTGA
- the LOC135098658 gene encoding uncharacterized protein LOC135098658 isoform X5 translates to MQRETGLCVCLYIRTPLTSMSTQQEEDLDTCYSSGPSLCLAGLARSGEGRDHARFYATTLKTGHGILLWVAQVVMPGLDLTGRLSFETVLLHGLLGDGGGHKTSKSWGSVIDPLDVISGVSLEASQSVELMPFGPPCAPPASGVSVA, encoded by the exons ATGCAGCGAGAGActggcctgtgtgtctgtctgtacatcC GCACACCCTTGACCTCCATGTCcacccagcaggaggaagatctGGACACCTGTTACTCCTCTGGTCCCTCCCTTTGCCTCGCTGGGCTGGCCAGgtcaggggaggggagagaccaTGCTCGCTTCTACGCAACGACCTTGAAGACGGGTCACGGCATCCTCTTGTGGGTGGCTCAGGTGGTCATGCCGGGACTCGACTTGACGGGGAGGCTTTCCTTTGAG actgtgctgctgcatggcctcctgggtgatggtggcggccacAAGACGTCCAAGTCCTGGGGCAGTGTGATAGACCCCCTGGATGTCATCAGTGGGGTGTCCCTGGAG GCATCCCAGAGTGTGGAGCTGATGCCCTTTGGTCCACCCTGTGCTCCACCAGCTTCAGGAGTCAGTGTGGCATAG
- the LOC135098658 gene encoding uncharacterized protein LOC135098658 isoform X2 — protein MQRETGLCVCLYIRTPLTSMSTQQEEDLDTCYSSGPSLCLAGLARSGEGRDHARFYATTLKTGHGILLWVAQVVMPGLDLTGRLSFETVLLHGLLGDGGGHKTSKSWGSVIDPLDVISGVSLEVCDLLVLCVLYWCSLAVVSSTLTAGTVREGGGDPECGRGTRLSRMKSPTGIPECGADALWSTLCSTSFRSQCGIDRCG, from the exons ATGCAGCGAGAGActggcctgtgtgtctgtctgtacatcC GCACACCCTTGACCTCCATGTCcacccagcaggaggaagatctGGACACCTGTTACTCCTCTGGTCCCTCCCTTTGCCTCGCTGGGCTGGCCAGgtcaggggaggggagagaccaTGCTCGCTTCTACGCAACGACCTTGAAGACGGGTCACGGCATCCTCTTGTGGGTGGCTCAGGTGGTCATGCCGGGACTCGACTTGACGGGGAGGCTTTCCTTTGAG actgtgctgctgcatggcctcctgggtgatggtggcggccacAAGACGTCCAAGTCCTGGGGCAGTGTGATAGACCCCCTGGATGTCATCAGTGGGGTGTCCCTGGAGGTGTGTGACTTGCTGGTGCTGTGTGTTCTGTACTGGTGTTCATTGGCTGTGGTGAGCAGTACCTTGACAGCAG GTACTGtgcgagagggtggaggggaccCTGAATGCGGAAGAGGTACTCGCTTGTCTCGAATGAAGTCCCCCACAGGCATCCCAGAGTGTGGAGCTGATGCCCTTTGGTCCACCCTGTGCTCCACCAGCTTCAGGAGTCAGTGTGGCATAGATAGATGTGGATGA
- the LOC135098658 gene encoding uncharacterized protein LOC135098658 isoform X4, translated as MQRETGLCVCLYIRTPLTSMSTQQEEDLDTCYSSGPSLCLAGLARSGEGRDHARFYATTLKTGHGILLWVAQVVMPGLDLTGRLSFETVLLHGLLGDGGGHKTSKSWGSVIDPLDVISGVSLEASQSVELMPFGPPCAPPASGNRHPKQ; from the exons ATGCAGCGAGAGActggcctgtgtgtctgtctgtacatcC GCACACCCTTGACCTCCATGTCcacccagcaggaggaagatctGGACACCTGTTACTCCTCTGGTCCCTCCCTTTGCCTCGCTGGGCTGGCCAGgtcaggggaggggagagaccaTGCTCGCTTCTACGCAACGACCTTGAAGACGGGTCACGGCATCCTCTTGTGGGTGGCTCAGGTGGTCATGCCGGGACTCGACTTGACGGGGAGGCTTTCCTTTGAG actgtgctgctgcatggcctcctgggtgatggtggcggccacAAGACGTCCAAGTCCTGGGGCAGTGTGATAGACCCCCTGGATGTCATCAGTGGGGTGTCCCTGGAG GCATCCCAGAGTGTGGAGCTGATGCCCTTTGGTCCACCCTGTGCTCCACCAGCTTCAGGA AACCGTCACCCCAAACAATGA